One Indicator indicator isolate 239-I01 chromosome 9, UM_Iind_1.1, whole genome shotgun sequence genomic window carries:
- the ETAA1 gene encoding ewing's tumor-associated antigen 1: MPGSRRKGPSLKSAALRRRSGGGGEEQLTRQRPAEPPTEEAAAGRAECGAGRGLPAREAPVAPRPSPSREAAVHGAAESCQHKTPKRSLSRKSRTPTFSSPINDTDIQQEIFWDPHSPIACRLGNGKTKQFASRCAVEISEIVNRIAPQDEKAACNEGSLLGTWIGEDAIPCTPGAVKVRARTKLSCTRDLKVKNPEEELMKLAKEFDKNLVELDAVQEQEKLGHNVIQTISETSNNSKDEVNVKSLKSLLGEVPDTDTALSLKPAGQSTGMPAAESCPSSSQNIDLEAEIALRALFDCSTQKCSGQLSQELSSISLNNSFHENKGTLEKEHLPEENKDMQNGNSEACQKDTLCGLESGSKTFPKPDNRTLTKKIPSASKTQLVVSSKLPGVDNDDFDDWDADLLADDSFMMQITQNPELISTEEAPPIPTDASVQGFSDATTAKERSSCNSVTCLGSVHKSNSLQSSPLKNSSKNTKNTVKSLSLQKPYKRENPKTEPTAFHGKCDVKPDKINSIWKSAQSSNLNHIPVSTQAKVKNGNETIQPKSDPLAGFSLRSNPHKQWIEKPGKSTHNIFCQSSTVYTHTKPSDATKVVNQVNIDCFNQIETPKKCPMSFDDWDEPKFSDEVLDMFCESDSLWDANCEDDELLYQVCDDIEKQNQSESIKQGNERAKAVQGASNNSRSNADFSFPASKHGLPDLLSQKTSAKKEAFSLNDSCRNSSKDAPGLATTGQVVNCKNISSPAPVISGTSMECKYTLLQNCHQAASEDTTKTVSGRWYRSNSVPAGSELSPLNAVNSFSTKTLDSPALLCNTGKTPSNSSGNKTSLVPSKFKFRKINNSQSALHLGPENPGSHSAIGVTLQALEGSNNQVNMTLHSKLDNKKSPFKRHLSESFALPTSVSVVEQKNRKCSQEEIERKKQEALARRKSRMQASFKDA, translated from the exons ATGCCCGGTAGCAGGCGGAAGGGGCCCAGCCTAAAGTCCGCCGCCCTGAGGAGgcggagcggcggcggcggcgaggAGCAGCTCACCCGGCAGCGGCCGGCAGAGCCCCCCAcggaggaggcggcggctggCAGGGCGGAATGCGGAGCGGGCCGAGGCTTGCCCGCGAGGGAGGCTCCGGTCGCGCCCCGGCCGTCGCCGTCGCGGGAAGCGGCGGTGCATGGCGCTGCAG AGTCATGCCAACATAAAACACCAAAGAGATCGTTGAGCAGGAAATCCCGAACGCCTACTTTCAGCTCTCCCATTAATGACACCGATATACAGCAAGAAATCTTTTGGGATCCTCATTCACCCATTGCGTGCAGACTAG gCAATGGAAAAACCAAACAGTTTGCCAGTAGATGTGCAGTGGAAATTTCAGAAATTGTTAATCGTATTGCTCCTCAG GATGAAAAAGCAGCCTGTAATGAAGGCTCCCTTCTAGGGACATGGATTGGGGAGGATGCTATTCCCTGTACACCTGGAGCAGTCAAAGTGCGAGCTAGGACAAAGTTAAGTTGTACAAG agATCTTAAGGTAAAAAATCCTGAAGAGGAACTCATGAAATTGGCTAAGGAATTCGATAAAAATCTAGTGGAGCTAGATGCTGTTCAGGAACAAGAGAAGCTTGGTCACAATGTCATCCAGACCATCTCAGAGACTTCAAATAATTCTAAAGATGAAGTAAATGTGAAGAGCCTGAAATCACTCCTCGGTGAGGTTCCTGACACAGATACTGCTCTCTCCCTGAAGCCAGCTGGCCAGAGCACTGGCATGCCTGCTGCAGAGTCCTGTCCATCCAGTAGTCAAAATATAGACCTTGAGGCAGAAATAGCACTTCGTGCTCTCTTTGACTGCTCTACCCAGAAATGCAGTGGACAGTTGAGCCAAGAACTATCAAGTATTTCTTTAAATAATAGTTTCCATGAAAATAAAGGCACCTTGGAGAAGGAACACCTGcctgaagaaaataaagacatGCAAAATGGTAACTCAGAGGCATGTCAAAAAGATACTCTCTGTGGACTAGAAAGTGGGAGCAAGACTTTTCCAAAACCTGATAATCGCACGTTgacaaaaaaaattccttctgctTCAAAGACACAGTTAGTGGTCTCCAGCAAGCTTCCTGGAGTAGATAATGATGATTTCGATGACTGGGATGCAGATTTACTGGCAGATGACTCTTTTATGATGCAAATAACCCAAAATCCTGAGTTGATAAGTACTGAAGAAGCACCACCAATTCCTACAGATGCATCTGTGCAAGGTTTCAGTGATGCTACcacagcaaaggaaagaagtagCTGCAATTCAGTAACTTGTCTGGGGAGTGTACACAAATCTAATAGTTTGCAGTCTTCACCTTTGAAAAACTCTagtaaaaacacaaaaaatactgtaaaatctctttctttACAAAAGCCATACAAGAGAGAAAACCCCAAGACAGAGCCTACAGCCTTTCATGGCAAATGTGATGTTAAACCAGATAAAATAAATTCTATTTGGAAAAGTGCCCAAAGCAGTAATTTGAACCATATTCCTGTTTCAACACAAGCTAAAGTGAAGAATGGGAATGAAACTATTCAGCCTAAGAGTGACCCTCTTGCTGGTTTTTCTTTGAGATCTAATCCTCATAAACAATGGATTGAAAAACCTGGGAAGAGCACACACAATATTTTTTGTCAATCATCCACTGTTTATACCCATACAAAACCTAGTGATGCAACTAAAGTGGTTAACCAAGTTAACATAGATTGCTTCAATCAAATTGAAACACCAAAGAAATGCCCTATGTCATTTGATGACTGGGATGAACCCAAATTCTCTGATGAGGTGTTAGATATGTTTTGTGAATCTGATAGCCTTTGGGATGCaaactgtgaggatgatgaattGTTGTATCAGGTGTGTGATGATATAGAAAAGCAGAATCAGAGCGAGAGCATTAAACAGGGAAATGAAAGAGCTAAAGCTGTACAAGGAGCCAGTAATAATTCCAGATCAAATGCTGATTTCAGCTTCCCAGCATCTAAACACGGACTACCTGACCTCTTGTCACAAAAGACGAGTGCAAAAAAGGAAGCTTTCTCACTAAATGATTCCTGTAGGAATTCATCAAAGGATGCACCAGGACTAGCCACAACAGGGCAGGTGGTGAACTGTAAGAACATCTCAAGTCCTGCACCTGTGATCTCGGGTACTTCCATGGAGTGTAAATACACATTACTTCAAAACTGTCatcaagctgcttctgaagataCCACAAAGACCGTTTCAGGAAGGTGGTACAGGTCAAATTCTGTGCCAGCAGGTTCTGAATTAAGTCCTCTTAATGCAGTAAACAGTTTTAGTACGAAGACATTAGACAGCCCAGCTCTGTTGTGTAATACAGGAAAGACACCAAGTAACAGCTCTGGTAACAAAACATCACTCGTGCCTTCAAAGTTTAAGTTCCGAAAGATTAACAATTCTCAGAGTGCTCTTCATCTAGGGCCTGAAAACCCAGGGAGTCACTCAGCCATTGGAGTTACTCTGCAAGCTTTGGAAGGAAGCAACAATCAGGTGAACATGACTTTGCACAGCAAGCTCGACAATAAGAAATCGCCTTTCAAGAGGCACCTCTCAGAGTCTTTTGCACTGCCTACATCAG tgTCCGTGGTGgaacaaaaaaatagaaaatgttcTCAAGAAGAgattgaaaggaaaaaacaagaaGCCCTTGCACGAAGAAAATCCAGAATGCAGGCATCCTTTAAAGATGCTTGA